In Acidobacteriota bacterium, one DNA window encodes the following:
- a CDS encoding acyl-CoA dehydrogenase, whose protein sequence is MFGLTEEQERLQKEVRAFAGREVAPHVSEWDEKSEFPHAVVKKLGEMGLMGVIFPEDLGGAGMGYVEYVLAIEELSRVDGSVGIIVAAHNSLCTNHIMLAGNDEQRRRWIPRLASGEWLGAWGLTEPGSGSDAGGARTMAVKRGDRWVLNGSKTFITNGSYANCAVVLAVTDKEKGTHGGISAFVVERGTPGFRSGKKENKLGLRASDTAELIFEDCEVPEENRVGKLGDGFKDAMRVLDGGRISIAALSLGMGRGALDAAIRYAKERRQFGKTISEFQAIQFKLADMATELDAAWLLTMRAAQMKDEGQKVTLESAMAKLYASEAACRICDEGVQIHGGYGFIKDYPAEKFYRDVRLCPIGEGTSEIQRMVIARELLGKAPSRG, encoded by the coding sequence ATGTTCGGTTTGACCGAAGAGCAGGAACGGCTTCAGAAAGAGGTCCGCGCCTTTGCCGGACGCGAGGTCGCACCGCATGTCTCGGAGTGGGACGAGAAGAGCGAGTTTCCCCATGCCGTCGTGAAGAAGCTGGGCGAGATGGGGCTGATGGGAGTGATCTTTCCTGAGGACCTCGGCGGCGCGGGGATGGGCTACGTCGAATACGTTCTGGCGATCGAAGAGCTTTCGCGGGTCGACGGCAGCGTGGGAATCATTGTCGCCGCGCACAACTCGCTCTGCACGAACCATATCATGCTGGCCGGCAACGACGAGCAGCGCCGCCGCTGGATTCCGCGGCTTGCGAGCGGCGAATGGCTCGGCGCGTGGGGGCTTACGGAGCCGGGGTCGGGTTCCGATGCCGGTGGTGCGCGAACGATGGCGGTCAAGCGGGGCGACAGGTGGGTGCTTAACGGCTCGAAGACGTTCATCACCAACGGCAGCTATGCCAACTGCGCGGTCGTGCTGGCCGTGACCGACAAGGAGAAGGGGACGCACGGCGGCATCTCGGCCTTTGTCGTCGAGCGCGGAACCCCGGGCTTCCGCTCCGGCAAGAAGGAGAATAAGCTCGGCCTGCGCGCCAGCGACACGGCAGAGCTGATCTTTGAAGACTGCGAGGTTCCGGAAGAGAACCGCGTCGGCAAACTGGGCGACGGTTTCAAGGACGCCATGCGTGTGCTCGACGGCGGACGTATCTCGATCGCTGCGCTCAGTCTCGGTATGGGACGCGGCGCGCTGGATGCGGCGATCAGGTATGCGAAGGAGCGCAGGCAGTTCGGCAAGACAATCAGCGAGTTCCAGGCGATCCAGTTCAAACTGGCCGACATGGCGACGGAGCTTGATGCCGCGTGGCTGCTGACCATGCGCGCCGCGCAGATGAAGGACGAGGGGCAGAAGGTCACGCTCGAGTCGGCGATGGCGAAGCTCTACGCCAGCGAGGCAGCCTGCCGCATCTGCGACGAGGGCGTACAGATCCACGGCGGCTACGGCTTCATCAAGGACTACCCGGCGGAGAAGTTCTACCGCGACGTGCGCCTATGTCCCATCGGCGAAGGCACCAGCGAGATTCAGCGCATGGTGATCGCTCGCGAGCTGCTGGGCAAAGCTCCGAGCCGAGGCTGA
- a CDS encoding choice-of-anchor D domain-containing protein translates to MRIRFATLALITGLCGPLAAQTSCTGLCQQQVSCPSGQTTSISGIVYAPNDTDPLPNVTVYIPNAPVDAFTAGVSCPAPGTIPSGSPLVGTSTGVDGKFTLANVPVGSNIPLVIVAGRWRRQVVVPSTAACTDTAFSTRMPQNQTEGDIPKIAIVTGSVDEVECVLHKVGISNAEFTNPTGTGRINLYSGSGSPGTRIDATSPNEVTLTSNLSALKQYDVLMLPCQGSSNYTKNATQLANFIQYANAGGRVYASHFSYVWMNTNPPFNGVANWAVNQSPLPDGTATIDTTFSDGSTLAQWLQLIGASTNQGQIAINQVKHDLNGVIAPTQSWLTLNDPAHGNPVQQFTFNTPVGATNQCGRVLFNEYHVENPPSGSSISNVAYPNECPNTAMTPQEKLLEYSLFNLSNDGGAPTMTPASADFGSESAGFTSAVKSFVWKNNSIFAVSMLSLSASGDFAVTSNSCGSVASGATCQVDVVFKPTALGARTGTLTVKSSANTLTAALTGTGAPPITSSTTALAFGNVDVGAPASQTVGITNTAPGAVPVPALTTSGDYSFTTTCGSTLAAGSSCTITVSFKPTTTGSRTGTLTVASGDPAYLGFPVQLTGNGVDFTFALNPASGSVIAGLSTQTTAMTSPIAGFAAPVTVNCRTNAPASTCVSSLTSFIPSAPTSATIAINTVSQYTVVGYSGTAGTGLLSWIAVASGLLLWTVRRRTRTQGWRNLTALLLAAAGIASLSGCSGKLPDRNSVYTTPGSYTYTLSATDGTITHTATYQLTVTAK, encoded by the coding sequence ATGCGCATACGCTTTGCCACGCTTGCATTAATTACAGGTCTTTGCGGACCGCTTGCCGCGCAGACCAGTTGCACCGGTTTATGCCAGCAGCAGGTATCCTGCCCGTCTGGCCAGACGACATCAATCAGTGGAATAGTCTATGCGCCAAACGACACCGATCCTCTGCCAAATGTGACGGTGTATATCCCGAATGCACCAGTCGATGCCTTTACGGCTGGGGTCAGCTGCCCGGCTCCAGGAACCATCCCCTCAGGCTCTCCTCTGGTCGGCACCTCGACCGGGGTCGACGGCAAATTTACGCTCGCCAATGTCCCGGTAGGCAGCAATATACCGCTGGTGATTGTGGCGGGACGATGGCGGAGGCAGGTCGTGGTTCCGAGTACAGCAGCGTGTACAGACACCGCCTTCTCAACACGCATGCCCCAGAACCAGACCGAAGGCGACATCCCCAAGATTGCGATTGTGACGGGCTCAGTCGATGAGGTTGAGTGCGTTTTGCACAAGGTCGGAATCAGCAATGCTGAATTCACTAACCCCACGGGTACTGGAAGGATCAATCTCTACTCCGGCAGCGGTTCACCGGGCACTCGGATCGACGCGACTTCACCCAACGAGGTGACACTAACCAGCAATCTTTCCGCTTTGAAGCAGTATGACGTACTGATGCTTCCCTGTCAGGGCAGTTCTAATTACACAAAAAACGCGACCCAACTCGCTAACTTCATTCAATATGCCAACGCAGGTGGCCGAGTCTATGCCAGCCACTTCAGCTATGTATGGATGAATACAAACCCGCCTTTCAACGGCGTCGCCAACTGGGCGGTCAACCAGAGTCCGTTGCCGGATGGAACGGCGACAATCGATACCACCTTCTCCGACGGAAGCACACTCGCCCAGTGGCTTCAGCTCATCGGAGCTTCGACAAACCAGGGTCAGATTGCGATCAACCAGGTGAAGCACGACCTAAACGGTGTGATTGCTCCAACCCAGTCGTGGCTGACGCTGAACGACCCGGCACACGGCAATCCGGTGCAGCAGTTCACGTTCAACACCCCGGTTGGCGCTACTAATCAGTGCGGGCGCGTGCTGTTCAACGAGTATCACGTCGAAAATCCACCATCAGGCAGCAGCATCTCCAACGTTGCCTATCCCAACGAATGCCCCAACACCGCAATGACGCCGCAGGAGAAGCTGCTTGAGTACAGCCTCTTCAATCTCAGCAACGACGGCGGCGCGCCGACGATGACTCCCGCTTCGGCAGATTTCGGCTCAGAGTCCGCCGGATTTACGTCTGCCGTGAAGAGTTTCGTCTGGAAGAACAACTCCATCTTCGCCGTGTCGATGCTTTCACTCTCTGCAAGCGGTGACTTCGCCGTTACCTCGAACTCGTGCGGCTCGGTTGCATCCGGCGCCACCTGCCAGGTCGATGTTGTCTTCAAGCCAACGGCGCTTGGCGCGCGCACTGGAACGCTGACGGTGAAATCGAGCGCCAATACGCTAACTGCTGCGCTGACGGGAACGGGCGCGCCGCCCATCACCTCATCGACGACTGCGCTGGCATTCGGCAACGTCGATGTTGGAGCGCCAGCCTCGCAGACGGTCGGCATCACCAACACTGCTCCGGGAGCGGTGCCCGTACCCGCACTAACCACCTCTGGCGATTACTCCTTTACGACAACCTGCGGAAGCACGCTGGCTGCCGGCTCGTCCTGCACAATTACAGTCAGCTTCAAGCCCACGACGACGGGTTCGCGAACCGGAACATTGACCGTGGCTTCAGGGGATCCCGCTTATCTTGGTTTCCCCGTACAACTCACCGGCAACGGCGTCGACTTCACCTTTGCGCTCAATCCAGCATCTGGATCTGTCATAGCCGGTCTCTCGACGCAGACTACGGCGATGACCTCTCCTATAGCAGGCTTCGCCGCGCCGGTAACGGTCAATTGCCGCACCAATGCTCCCGCTTCGACATGCGTGTCTTCTCTGACTTCGTTCATACCCTCAGCTCCGACTTCGGCAACTATTGCAATCAACACGGTCTCGCAATACACCGTAGTCGGCTATAGCGGAACTGCCGGGACAGGGCTCCTCTCATGGATCGCCGTCGCGAGCGGACTTTTGTTGTGGACAGTGCGACGGCGCACCAGGACACAGGGCTGGCGAAACCTGACCGCCTTGCTGCTGGCTGCCGCCGGTATCGCCTCTCTCAGTGGGTGCTCAGGAAAGCTTCCTGACCGTAACAGCGTCTATACAACGCCGGGAAGCTATACCTACACGCTTAGCGCCACGGACGGCACGATCACGCATACGGCTACTTACCAGCTTACGGTGACGGCGAAGTAG